A window of Sutcliffiella cohnii contains these coding sequences:
- a CDS encoding CueP family metal-binding protein — MRKIGLSIIGICFLLILGACSNNETKTVDIKQLVNEYSVGSFEEVSASITSHELIVTEEDEEVTTYELPKEEFFVSIAPYVEKTHPCAIHSLTGCQGELVEQEFDVYIEDENGNVVVDETITSLENGFIDLWLPRDQTFQVTIEYDGKETKSEISTFEGDNTCITTMQLL, encoded by the coding sequence TTGAGAAAAATAGGACTATCTATTATTGGAATATGCTTTCTTTTAATCTTAGGGGCATGTAGCAATAACGAAACAAAAACAGTAGACATTAAGCAATTAGTGAATGAATATAGTGTTGGTAGTTTCGAAGAGGTTTCCGCTTCTATCACATCACATGAACTAATCGTAACGGAAGAGGATGAAGAAGTTACAACATATGAGCTTCCTAAGGAAGAGTTTTTCGTTTCGATTGCGCCTTATGTGGAAAAAACACACCCATGTGCAATCCATAGCTTAACAGGATGCCAAGGAGAACTAGTAGAACAAGAGTTTGATGTATATATAGAAGATGAAAACGGAAATGTCGTAGTCGATGAAACAATTACTTCTTTGGAGAATGGATTTATCGACTTATGGCTACCGAGAGACCAAACATTTCAAGTGACAATTGAATACGATGGAAAAGAAACGAAATCCGAAATATCTACTTTTGAAGGTGACAATACGTGTATAACGACAATGCAGTTGTTATAA
- a CDS encoding LacI family DNA-binding transcriptional regulator, whose product MKVTINDIAKIAGVAKSTVSRYLNGGQVSPETKDKIKKVIEETNYEPNSFARSLKSKRTNFIGVIAPALDSYVTSRVLMAIDEKLRENQFTSLIINTSKSIELEIESLLNLERQKVDGIILFGTEMTDEHINVIQSMNTPVLIVGQETPAVHCIVFDDYNAGYEIGKYVAGHGHEKVVYLGVYERDVAVGKVRKQGVLDGLLHEGKNVATVYETEFDIDKAAKMTKQIMKEQQFTALICATDNIALGAMKAIRETGKNVPEDISLTGFGGYVYSTFTEPRLTTIKFKHKETGHLAATTMISIINEEQVPSVQKADFTLLEGNSVKKV is encoded by the coding sequence ATGAAAGTCACAATTAATGATATCGCGAAAATAGCAGGTGTAGCGAAAAGTACGGTATCACGTTATTTAAACGGTGGACAAGTTAGCCCGGAAACAAAAGATAAAATAAAAAAAGTCATTGAGGAAACAAACTATGAGCCTAATTCCTTTGCAAGAAGTTTAAAGTCAAAGAGAACAAACTTTATTGGTGTTATTGCACCTGCTCTTGATTCCTATGTAACATCTAGAGTCCTAATGGCAATAGATGAGAAACTTAGAGAAAATCAATTTACATCATTAATCATTAATACGAGTAAAAGTATTGAATTAGAAATAGAAAGTTTGCTGAATTTAGAAAGACAAAAAGTTGATGGCATCATCCTTTTTGGAACAGAAATGACGGATGAACATATAAATGTCATTCAGTCTATGAACACACCGGTTTTAATCGTCGGTCAGGAAACTCCCGCAGTACATTGTATCGTCTTTGATGATTACAATGCAGGGTACGAAATCGGAAAGTACGTGGCAGGTCATGGTCATGAGAAGGTAGTGTATTTAGGAGTTTATGAGCGTGATGTTGCCGTAGGAAAAGTACGGAAACAAGGTGTTTTAGATGGACTGCTCCATGAAGGAAAAAATGTTGCGACCGTTTATGAAACCGAGTTTGATATAGACAAAGCAGCCAAAATGACGAAGCAAATAATGAAGGAGCAACAATTTACGGCACTAATTTGCGCAACAGACAACATCGCGTTAGGTGCAATGAAAGCAATTAGAGAGACAGGAAAAAATGTACCTGAAGATATTTCTTTAACTGGTTTTGGTGGGTATGTTTATTCCACATTTACGGAGCCTCGTTTAACGACCATTAAATTTAAGCATAAAGAAACAGGCCATCTTGCGGCAACAACAATGATAAGCATCATTAATGAAGAACAAGTCCCGAGTGTCCAAAAAGCAGACTTTACACTGCTAGAAGGGAACAGTGTCAAAAAAGTATAG
- a CDS encoding alpha/beta hydrolase, with product MLHEKIEVKHKQDVAMLHTYILDNSSEIDPNRKRPMVVVCPGGGYEFTSDREAEPIAIQLNAMGFHASVLRYSVKPTEFPSALCQLAKTVKLIRKNVDKWNVDANKIIIMGFSAGGHLAASLGVFWNRDPLPKILDVQPEQIKPNGLILSYPVITSGEHAHKGSFRALLGKKLADKALLNLMSLENQVTSHTPPTFLWHTFTDTAVPVENSLLFANALAKHDVSLEMHIYPRGAHGLSLGTEETMVSAKNLQSEVVNWIEMAGRWIKGL from the coding sequence ATGCTGCATGAGAAAATAGAAGTGAAACATAAACAAGATGTCGCCATGTTACATACTTACATATTGGATAATTCATCTGAAATCGATCCTAATCGAAAAAGGCCAATGGTTGTCGTCTGCCCTGGGGGAGGGTATGAGTTCACTTCCGATCGGGAAGCGGAACCTATCGCGATTCAATTAAACGCAATGGGGTTTCATGCGTCTGTTTTAAGGTATAGTGTAAAGCCAACAGAATTTCCATCAGCATTATGTCAGTTAGCGAAAACAGTAAAGTTAATTAGAAAGAATGTAGATAAGTGGAATGTAGATGCAAACAAAATCATTATAATGGGTTTCTCTGCTGGTGGACACCTTGCAGCGAGTTTAGGAGTTTTCTGGAATAGAGACCCGTTACCCAAAATATTAGACGTACAGCCGGAACAAATAAAACCGAATGGACTAATACTATCGTATCCAGTCATCACATCAGGGGAACATGCACATAAAGGTAGTTTTCGAGCGTTGTTAGGGAAAAAGTTAGCTGATAAAGCGTTGCTTAACCTAATGTCATTAGAAAATCAAGTAACGTCACATACACCGCCTACTTTTCTATGGCATACGTTTACCGATACCGCGGTCCCAGTAGAAAATAGTTTGTTGTTTGCAAACGCACTTGCAAAGCACGACGTATCATTAGAAATGCATATTTATCCTAGAGGTGCTCACGGTTTATCACTTGGAACAGAAGAAACGATGGTTAGTGCAAAAAACCTTCAGAGTGAGGTTGTAAATTGGATTGAAATGGCTGGTAGGTGGATAAAAGGGCTTTAA
- a CDS encoding SDR family oxidoreductase: MKILVVGANGQIGKQLVTFIQEQDHLHARAMIRNKEQASFFEELGAETVVVDLEGDIDSIAKAAEGVDAIVFTAGSGPHTGKDKTIMVDLDGAIKTVEAAKLAGIKRFIMISSFDTRRQAILDAPPSFAPYVAAKYYADEWLRKTELDYTIIHPGALVNEKGTGKIKAGFDLEIGEVAREDVARVIIATLQNDSTIGKEFQVIGGTESIKEVIQSV, from the coding sequence ATGAAAATACTTGTAGTTGGAGCAAATGGCCAAATCGGAAAACAGTTAGTAACCTTTATACAAGAACAGGATCATTTACATGCGAGGGCGATGATCCGTAATAAGGAGCAAGCATCTTTTTTTGAAGAGTTAGGTGCCGAAACGGTAGTAGTAGATTTAGAGGGAGATATTGATTCAATTGCAAAAGCTGCGGAAGGCGTCGATGCGATAGTATTTACAGCTGGTTCAGGGCCACATACGGGAAAAGATAAAACGATAATGGTCGACTTGGATGGTGCGATAAAAACAGTAGAAGCTGCTAAATTAGCTGGTATAAAACGTTTTATTATGATTAGTTCCTTTGATACGAGACGACAAGCTATTCTCGATGCCCCACCTTCTTTCGCACCATATGTGGCAGCGAAATATTATGCGGATGAATGGTTAAGAAAGACGGAATTAGATTATACGATCATCCATCCTGGTGCATTAGTAAATGAAAAAGGAACAGGAAAGATAAAAGCGGGATTTGATTTGGAAATTGGAGAAGTTGCTAGAGAAGATGTAGCGAGGGTAATTATTGCAACATTACAAAATGATAGCACCATTGGGAAAGAGTTTCAGGTAATTGGTGGGACAGAGTCAATTAAAGAGGTGATACAATCTGTTTAA
- a CDS encoding S9 family peptidase, translated as MTKRPITADDLCQFKFVGDPQVSPNKDKVAYVLTHVDQEKDGYYSYIYVTDLNGEGRKFTSHYSKDHLVKDVAPKWSPDGSSIAFRSNRTGKNQVWLLHTDGGEAVQLTDVVQGVGEFTWSPDGKQLAVTVHGELKLSTEKDEEKKDKSDVKVITRLRYKGDGVGIYNEDRKHVYLFDVETKVFTKVTAGDHDFGQARFSPDGKSLFYVGTKAEDKEWGYLPAIWKYDIASKEESLFYQGNGYVMAPSFSPDGKWLAVAGHTRGERSQGNANVLLLSVETGELKNVTEHFDYTVGNLVGVDAKYDTAEGRLIWDETSSNIYFIATVGGDCQLFKVSLDGKVSAALTPGVASVTSFDIVSDDQAVVVLATPHSTGDVVVQDLNNVKNFVQVTDWNSELYNEVHLSTPENFQYKSTDGWDIEGWVMKPYGYDEGKKYPMILQIHGGPATAYGNGLHHEMQLMAAKGYVVLYTNPRGSHGYGHDFVNAVIGDYGGMDYTDIMAGVDYALANFDYIDQEELFVTGGSYGGYMTNVIVTRTDRFKAAVTQRSICNWHSFYGTSDIGFFFTEWQHGHADLWDDYEKLIKLSPLHYARNVKTPTLILHSEQDLRCPMEQAEQWYVALKRLGVDTKLVRFPDENHDLSRSGKPKHRLERLEHLIGWFEDRRK; from the coding sequence ATGACAAAACGACCAATTACTGCAGACGATTTATGCCAGTTTAAGTTTGTAGGAGATCCTCAAGTATCCCCTAACAAAGACAAAGTAGCATACGTACTAACACATGTAGATCAAGAAAAAGATGGCTACTATTCTTATATTTACGTAACAGATCTTAATGGAGAAGGCAGAAAGTTTACATCTCATTATTCGAAAGATCATTTAGTGAAGGACGTTGCTCCTAAATGGTCTCCAGACGGTAGTTCCATTGCGTTCCGTTCCAACCGCACAGGAAAAAATCAAGTTTGGCTTCTACATACAGACGGTGGGGAAGCAGTTCAACTAACAGACGTAGTGCAAGGTGTTGGTGAATTCACATGGTCACCTGACGGTAAGCAGTTAGCTGTTACGGTTCATGGTGAGTTAAAATTGTCTACTGAAAAAGACGAAGAGAAGAAGGATAAAAGTGATGTAAAGGTGATCACAAGACTTCGTTACAAAGGTGACGGAGTTGGAATTTATAACGAAGATCGCAAGCATGTTTATTTATTTGATGTAGAAACAAAAGTTTTCACAAAAGTAACAGCTGGAGATCATGATTTTGGTCAAGCGCGTTTTTCTCCAGATGGAAAAAGCTTATTTTATGTTGGGACAAAAGCAGAAGATAAAGAGTGGGGTTACTTGCCGGCGATTTGGAAATATGATATTGCTTCAAAAGAAGAATCACTTTTCTATCAAGGAAATGGGTACGTTATGGCTCCTTCTTTTTCTCCAGATGGTAAATGGTTAGCAGTTGCGGGTCATACACGCGGAGAAAGAAGTCAAGGGAATGCGAATGTTCTTTTACTATCTGTTGAAACGGGTGAATTAAAAAATGTAACGGAGCATTTTGATTACACAGTAGGTAACCTTGTAGGCGTAGATGCGAAATATGATACGGCTGAAGGGCGTTTGATTTGGGATGAAACAAGTTCTAATATTTACTTCATCGCAACTGTCGGTGGCGACTGTCAATTGTTTAAAGTAAGTTTGGATGGGAAAGTTTCAGCTGCATTAACTCCTGGGGTAGCGTCGGTTACATCTTTTGATATCGTTAGTGACGATCAAGCTGTTGTTGTACTTGCAACTCCACATTCAACTGGAGATGTCGTAGTTCAAGATTTGAATAACGTGAAAAATTTTGTACAAGTAACAGATTGGAATAGCGAGCTTTACAATGAGGTTCATTTAAGCACTCCAGAAAACTTTCAATACAAAAGCACAGACGGCTGGGATATTGAAGGTTGGGTGATGAAGCCTTACGGATATGATGAAGGTAAAAAATATCCGATGATCCTTCAAATTCATGGTGGACCAGCAACTGCTTATGGGAATGGTTTACATCACGAAATGCAGCTAATGGCGGCGAAAGGCTATGTGGTTCTTTATACAAACCCACGTGGCAGCCACGGCTATGGACACGACTTCGTAAATGCTGTTATCGGGGATTACGGTGGTATGGACTATACAGATATTATGGCTGGTGTTGATTACGCGCTAGCAAACTTTGATTATATTGATCAAGAAGAACTGTTCGTGACGGGTGGAAGTTACGGTGGCTATATGACAAACGTTATCGTTACTCGTACAGACCGCTTTAAAGCAGCTGTTACACAACGCAGTATTTGTAACTGGCATAGCTTCTACGGAACTAGTGATATCGGCTTCTTCTTCACAGAATGGCAGCACGGTCACGCCGACCTTTGGGACGATTATGAAAAACTTATTAAACTATCACCTTTACATTATGCTCGTAACGTTAAAACACCAACGCTTATCCTACACAGTGAACAAGACTTACGCTGTCCAATGGAACAAGCAGAGCAATGGTATGTGGCGCTTAAACGTCTAGGCGTAGACACAAAGCTTGTCCGCTTCCCAGACGAGAACCATGATTTATCCCGCTCCGGTAAACCGAAACACCGATTAGAACGCCTTGAACATTTAATTGGTTGGTTTGAGGATAGAAGAAAATAA
- a CDS encoding carbohydrate kinase family protein, which yields MTKLYAIGEVLIDFIPQQKGVSLKDVVSFERAPGGAPANVAAAVAKYGHNASIITKLGQDSFGDFLLEVLNDVGVETDKVLRTAEANTALAFVSLTEDGEREFSFYRKPSADLLFQEDELEADWFQKGDILHFCSVDLVESPMKHAHKKAISLMKNSGGLISFDPNVRLPLWDNPSDCREAILEFIPHAHVVKISDEELEFITGLTDTEQAIHSLFTGDVQAVIFTKGAKGADLYVKGQKWESKGYKVGVQDTTGAGDAFIGGFLYQLLVSGTTSENLTNVLAENYEQFLQFANASGALTATAKGAISALPTKEQILQLIEEQSDPS from the coding sequence ATGACAAAATTATACGCAATCGGTGAAGTGTTAATCGATTTTATCCCACAACAAAAAGGTGTGTCGCTTAAAGATGTCGTATCTTTCGAGCGCGCACCTGGTGGGGCACCTGCGAATGTTGCGGCCGCAGTTGCGAAATATGGTCATAACGCTTCTATCATTACAAAACTGGGACAAGATTCATTTGGTGATTTTTTATTGGAAGTGTTAAACGATGTTGGGGTAGAGACAGATAAAGTGCTCCGAACAGCGGAAGCCAATACAGCACTAGCATTTGTTTCGTTAACAGAAGATGGTGAAAGAGAATTTTCTTTTTATCGTAAACCGTCAGCAGACTTACTTTTTCAAGAAGATGAGCTGGAAGCAGACTGGTTCCAAAAAGGAGATATTCTACATTTCTGTTCTGTAGACTTAGTAGAAAGTCCAATGAAACATGCGCATAAAAAGGCGATTTCCTTAATGAAAAATAGTGGTGGACTTATTAGCTTTGACCCAAATGTGAGACTTCCTCTTTGGGATAACCCATCGGATTGCCGCGAAGCAATTTTGGAATTTATCCCGCATGCGCACGTTGTTAAAATCTCGGATGAAGAATTAGAATTTATTACAGGGTTAACTGATACGGAACAAGCGATTCACTCCTTGTTTACCGGTGATGTCCAAGCTGTTATTTTTACGAAAGGTGCAAAAGGAGCAGACCTTTACGTGAAAGGGCAAAAGTGGGAGTCAAAAGGATACAAGGTCGGAGTACAAGATACAACTGGTGCAGGCGATGCCTTTATAGGTGGTTTCTTATATCAACTACTCGTATCTGGCACGACATCGGAAAATTTAACGAATGTACTTGCCGAGAACTATGAACAATTTTTACAGTTTGCCAATGCTAGTGGTGCTTTAACTGCCACTGCAAAAGGCGCCATCTCAGCACTTCCGACAAAGGAACAAATTTTACAACTAATAGAAGAGCAATCGGACCCGTCGTAA
- a CDS encoding catalase, which produces MDQSSRNNKKIDGSSKDKQLEKFRIQNTGKKITTNEGLKVANNDATLKAGPRGPILMEDFHFIQKQMHFDKERIPERVVHARGFGAHGEFQVYKSMRKVTKAGFLQDPTTTTPVFVRFSTVQGGKGSKDTARDVRGFATKFYTEEGNYDLLSLPFPVFFVHDPFKFVDSQHALKPNPHDDMPTASAAHDNFWDFVANNQESAHFVMWAMSDRTIPRSWRMMEWFPINTFRFVNDQGKATFVKFHWKPILGVHSLLMEEAQIIGGIDPDYHRRDLKEAIDRGAYPVFELGVQMIAEEDEFKYEFDIIDPTKLWPEELIPVEKIGKLTLNRNVDNFFAETEQSAFDITNLVPGIDFSNDPILQGRTFTYKVTQMHRLGSINYTELPINRSLCPFHNNQRDGHMRHRIDVDQVNYYKNSIANNTPGPSPEGFAHYPEKVAGRKQKDNSFKDCFSHARMFWNSMSTIEKQHIIESFSFSVGKVESESVRQQVVNMFVNVDKEMATTIAENVGVKPPAGNHVPVTVTSPAVSQANTPKFAFSLKVGVLIGEGFNGREVMKVMDELKQNGIFIDVISDKLGTITGTDGAKLKVNKTFLTTHHVLLDALYVVGGRSKNQTVFDQRVDEFMKGAYKSFKPIGVATTGKLYIQNDKHNNLEGVVFADPYTNIEKEFVSAIAHHRFWNRK; this is translated from the coding sequence ATGGATCAGTCATCAAGAAACAACAAGAAAATAGATGGTAGCAGTAAAGATAAACAACTAGAGAAGTTCCGTATTCAAAATACCGGTAAAAAGATAACAACAAATGAAGGGTTAAAAGTTGCTAACAATGATGCTACATTAAAAGCCGGGCCGCGTGGTCCAATTTTAATGGAAGATTTTCATTTTATCCAAAAACAGATGCATTTTGATAAAGAACGAATCCCGGAAAGGGTCGTACATGCTAGAGGCTTTGGTGCTCATGGAGAGTTTCAAGTGTATAAATCGATGAGAAAGGTTACAAAGGCCGGCTTTCTACAAGACCCAACTACTACCACTCCTGTTTTTGTACGATTTTCTACTGTTCAAGGCGGAAAAGGTTCAAAGGATACAGCGAGGGATGTGCGAGGATTTGCCACTAAATTCTATACCGAGGAAGGGAATTATGATCTACTATCACTTCCGTTCCCAGTGTTTTTTGTACACGATCCATTTAAATTCGTAGATTCGCAACACGCACTGAAACCGAATCCACATGATGATATGCCGACAGCTTCGGCTGCTCACGATAATTTTTGGGATTTTGTTGCGAACAATCAAGAGTCCGCGCATTTTGTTATGTGGGCAATGTCGGATCGAACTATCCCTAGAAGCTGGCGTATGATGGAATGGTTTCCGATTAATACGTTTCGATTTGTCAATGATCAAGGTAAAGCAACATTTGTAAAGTTTCATTGGAAGCCAATACTCGGTGTTCATTCGCTGTTAATGGAAGAAGCACAAATAATTGGTGGAATTGACCCTGATTATCATAGACGAGATTTAAAAGAAGCGATTGACCGTGGTGCATATCCAGTTTTTGAACTAGGTGTACAGATGATTGCGGAAGAAGATGAATTTAAATACGAATTTGATATTATCGACCCAACGAAATTATGGCCGGAAGAATTAATCCCTGTCGAAAAAATCGGAAAGTTAACATTGAATCGTAATGTAGATAATTTTTTCGCTGAAACAGAACAATCAGCGTTTGATATAACAAACCTTGTTCCTGGCATTGATTTCTCGAATGATCCAATATTACAAGGAAGAACATTTACTTACAAAGTGACACAAATGCACCGACTAGGAAGTATTAATTATACAGAACTTCCAATCAATCGTTCACTCTGTCCTTTTCATAATAATCAGCGAGATGGTCATATGAGACATCGAATAGATGTAGACCAAGTAAACTATTATAAAAACTCGATTGCAAACAATACACCAGGTCCTAGCCCTGAAGGATTTGCTCATTATCCAGAAAAAGTAGCAGGTCGTAAGCAAAAGGACAATAGTTTCAAAGATTGCTTTTCTCATGCAAGAATGTTCTGGAATAGTATGTCGACTATTGAGAAACAGCATATTATTGAATCTTTTAGTTTTTCAGTAGGGAAAGTGGAGAGTGAATCTGTTCGTCAACAAGTTGTAAATATGTTTGTGAATGTAGATAAAGAAATGGCAACTACAATAGCGGAAAATGTAGGAGTAAAACCTCCAGCCGGAAATCATGTACCTGTAACAGTGACCTCCCCTGCAGTTAGCCAAGCGAACACCCCGAAATTTGCCTTTTCATTAAAAGTAGGAGTACTAATTGGAGAAGGATTTAATGGGCGAGAAGTGATGAAGGTAATGGATGAGCTCAAGCAAAATGGTATATTTATAGATGTCATTAGTGATAAGCTTGGTACTATAACAGGGACAGATGGTGCGAAGTTAAAAGTGAATAAAACATTTCTTACAACACATCACGTGCTATTAGATGCACTATATGTTGTAGGTGGTCGCTCTAAAAACCAAACAGTTTTTGATCAACGTGTGGACGAATTTATGAAAGGTGCGTACAAAAGTTTTAAGCCAATTGGAGTGGCAACGACCGGGAAACTTTATATTCAAAATGATAAACATAATAATTTGGAAGGTGTCGTTTTCGCGGACCCTTATACGAACATAGAAAAAGAGTTTGTCTCTGCTATAGCTCATCATCGATTTTGGAATCGTAAGTAA
- a CDS encoding glycoside hydrolase family 32 protein: MERYTEPKYRTIYEATEEELEQLRLKSIHSKWKPNFHIHPQYGLINDPNGLAYFNGEYHVFYQWYPFGAMHGMKHWAHAKSKDLVNWERLPVAIVPVEDYESHGAYSGASLEIDGKLYLYYTGNIKYSAEERSANQNLAIMDRDGNITKYENNPLIEGVPSGFTGHVRDPKVFQKGDTYYMMLGAQRTDLTGAIIVYESSNGIDWSFKGELNINLELPDSVYMLECPDYFELDGKDVIVVSPQGLKPDGHDYHNLYNVIYVIGKLNLETLTFDVETYQELDKGFDFYAPQTFTGPNNERFLYAWAGMGEIDYPTDKEDWAHCLSLPRELNLVNGKVLQKPADSLKLLRKGQKVKELMTVEGVKEIDHESSQYELELDFQNKTSSTFGVELFASDTEGLVLQFNKEKQVVSLNREKFDAVFGEEFGIIRSAELEIGDITKVQVIVDRSIAEIFINDGEVVFTTRVFPKSESNGIKIYSDGKLECSFTKYELSEGISK, encoded by the coding sequence ATGGAAAGATATACGGAACCAAAATATAGAACAATTTATGAAGCAACAGAAGAAGAATTAGAGCAACTAAGATTAAAGTCTATACATTCCAAATGGAAGCCTAACTTTCATATTCATCCTCAGTATGGATTAATTAATGATCCGAATGGTCTTGCGTATTTTAACGGGGAATATCATGTGTTTTATCAATGGTATCCGTTCGGGGCTATGCACGGTATGAAGCATTGGGCACATGCAAAGTCAAAAGATCTAGTAAACTGGGAAAGACTTCCTGTAGCAATAGTTCCAGTTGAAGACTATGAATCTCATGGTGCCTATTCTGGAGCATCTCTCGAAATAGATGGTAAGCTTTATTTGTACTATACAGGTAATATCAAATATAGTGCGGAAGAGAGATCTGCGAATCAAAACCTTGCGATTATGGACAGGGATGGCAACATTACGAAATACGAAAACAACCCGTTGATAGAAGGTGTTCCATCCGGGTTTACTGGTCACGTTCGTGATCCGAAAGTTTTTCAAAAAGGTGACACTTATTACATGATGCTCGGTGCGCAAAGAACCGATTTAACTGGAGCTATCATAGTCTATGAATCTAGTAACGGAATAGATTGGAGTTTCAAAGGTGAATTGAACATAAACTTAGAGCTCCCAGACTCTGTTTACATGCTAGAGTGTCCCGATTATTTCGAGTTGGATGGCAAAGATGTGATTGTCGTATCTCCACAAGGGTTGAAGCCAGATGGACACGATTACCACAATCTTTACAACGTAATTTACGTCATTGGTAAGCTAAATCTTGAAACTCTTACATTCGATGTAGAAACTTATCAAGAGTTAGACAAAGGGTTCGATTTCTACGCTCCTCAAACATTTACTGGTCCTAATAACGAGCGTTTTTTATACGCGTGGGCAGGTATGGGGGAAATTGACTATCCAACAGATAAGGAAGATTGGGCACATTGCTTGTCATTACCGAGAGAACTTAATCTAGTAAATGGGAAGGTTCTTCAAAAGCCAGCGGACTCATTGAAGCTTCTAAGAAAAGGTCAAAAGGTGAAAGAACTAATGACCGTAGAAGGCGTGAAAGAAATTGATCATGAATCTAGCCAGTACGAACTGGAACTAGATTTTCAAAATAAAACCTCTTCTACATTCGGTGTGGAACTGTTCGCATCAGATACAGAAGGATTAGTCCTACAATTTAATAAAGAAAAGCAAGTAGTAAGCTTAAATCGTGAAAAATTTGATGCTGTTTTTGGAGAAGAGTTCGGTATAATTAGAAGTGCGGAACTTGAAATTGGAGACATTACGAAAGTACAAGTAATAGTAGACCGTAGTATTGCTGAAATTTTCATTAACGACGGAGAAGTTGTATTCACGACTAGAGTTTTTCCAAAGAGTGAATCGAACGGAATAAAAATTTACAGCGATGGGAAGCTAGAATGTAGTTTTACAAAATATGAACTTTCTGAAGGTATTTCTAAATAA
- a CDS encoding PTS transporter subunit EIIC — protein MSKNNTSKYNEAAKDVVHLIGGKENIQGAAHCATRLRIVLKDNDKMDLKAIEQVEHVKGAFVAGDQLQIIFGAGIVNNVFEVFKVEAGIADMSLSDVKEQSTKKQNPFQRGIKALSDVFVQIIPGLLAAALLMGITGLLGQPGVFGERSVVEMYPSITGINRFFQIMSTGIFTILPLLVVYSATKRFGGNPVLGLVIGAIMLHPDLGNAFAVASGDANAEQINILGLNIELVGFQGGIIVALMMGLVVAKLDQFFNKKVPDMIKLFLAPLLTVTLSGLLLFVIIGPLGRTLADYLTYSLMWGTENLGVIGFILFAGVQQIVVITGLHHVIGAVEAQLLADTGFNFIMPLMSVALMGQGGAVLGYLFLRWKDDKARQIGVSSFGSLLFGISEPALFGINLKYKFPLIAGCLGATFGGAYVYFLNVTALGFGATAIPGFAIVATQGGGHLHYLIANILAIVMGFIFTVAYAKIKKPSYEV, from the coding sequence GTGAGTAAAAATAATACATCTAAGTACAACGAAGCAGCAAAAGATGTTGTGCATTTAATCGGTGGAAAAGAAAATATACAAGGGGCGGCTCACTGTGCTACTCGTTTAAGAATTGTTTTAAAAGACAATGACAAAATGGATTTAAAAGCAATCGAACAAGTGGAGCACGTTAAAGGGGCGTTCGTCGCTGGTGACCAACTACAAATCATATTTGGTGCTGGTATTGTAAATAACGTGTTTGAAGTATTTAAAGTAGAAGCAGGAATAGCAGATATGTCTTTAAGTGATGTAAAAGAACAATCTACTAAAAAACAAAACCCGTTTCAACGTGGTATAAAAGCGCTATCAGATGTGTTCGTACAAATCATTCCAGGCTTATTGGCAGCTGCCTTATTAATGGGGATTACTGGATTATTAGGTCAGCCAGGAGTTTTTGGGGAAAGATCTGTTGTGGAAATGTATCCGTCTATTACAGGGATTAATCGATTCTTTCAAATTATGTCCACTGGTATTTTCACGATTCTACCTTTACTAGTTGTTTATTCCGCTACGAAAAGGTTTGGTGGAAATCCAGTATTAGGTTTAGTAATTGGAGCGATTATGCTACATCCGGATTTAGGAAATGCATTTGCTGTTGCTAGTGGGGATGCTAATGCAGAGCAGATTAATATATTAGGATTAAATATCGAATTAGTAGGGTTCCAAGGTGGTATTATCGTAGCACTAATGATGGGACTTGTCGTAGCGAAACTAGATCAGTTTTTTAATAAAAAAGTTCCTGATATGATTAAGCTTTTCTTAGCACCACTATTAACTGTAACACTTTCTGGGTTATTATTATTCGTTATTATCGGTCCATTAGGACGTACGTTAGCAGACTACTTAACGTACAGTTTAATGTGGGGAACGGAAAATCTAGGGGTTATCGGATTTATTTTATTTGCAGGTGTTCAACAGATTGTCGTTATCACAGGATTACATCACGTCATTGGAGCTGTGGAAGCCCAACTGTTAGCAGATACAGGTTTTAACTTTATTATGCCTTTAATGTCAGTAGCTTTAATGGGACAAGGTGGAGCGGTACTTGGGTACTTGTTTTTACGTTGGAAAGACGATAAAGCACGTCAAATTGGTGTGTCGTCCTTCGGTTCATTACTATTTGGAATATCGGAGCCAGCATTATTCGGAATCAATTTAAAGTATAAGTTCCCACTTATCGCAGGTTGTTTAGGTGCTACATTCGGTGGAGCATACGTGTATTTTCTAAATGTTACAGCTTTAGGGTTTGGAGCAACCGCAATTCCTGGTTTTGCAATTGTTGCGACACAAGGTGGAGGTCATCTTCATTATTTAATTGCAAACATTTTAGCAATCGTTATGGGCTTCATTTTTACAGTAGCATACGCAAAAATTAAAAAACCAAGTTACGAAGTTTAA